A region from the Halomarina litorea genome encodes:
- a CDS encoding aminotransferase class I/II-fold pyridoxal phosphate-dependent enzyme gives MDVEPFALERWFARFEHDADIMLAESGIRSLDAARFDRDPGELGYVIPTNGDPAFRETIGDRYDRPADEVLFTCGAQEANLLAFLALVGRGDHAVVVTPTYQSLVSLPAAFGEVTTVDLTPPEWDLDVEAVKEAIRPETGVVVLNNPNNPTGKYLDESTVEAVYDVAADAGAYLLCDEVYRLLAEAPLPPVASLGEFGVSTSSVTKSYGLAGLRFGWLAGPREVVDAAWNWKDYTTISPSQFGQHLARQAIESENDILAVNRELAAENRAITREWVERHDLSWFDPVGVNGFVTVPEGFDSGESFCRHVVEETGVVLAPGEAFGHPDRFRIGFGLATDELEAGLARVDALLARHG, from the coding sequence ATGGACGTCGAACCCTTCGCCCTCGAACGGTGGTTCGCCCGGTTCGAACACGACGCCGACATCATGCTCGCCGAGAGCGGCATCCGCAGTCTGGACGCCGCCCGGTTCGACCGCGACCCCGGCGAACTGGGTTACGTCATCCCGACGAACGGCGACCCCGCCTTCCGCGAGACGATAGGCGACCGCTACGACCGGCCCGCCGACGAGGTGCTGTTCACCTGCGGGGCGCAGGAGGCGAACCTGCTCGCCTTCCTCGCACTCGTCGGGCGGGGCGACCACGCCGTCGTCGTCACGCCCACCTACCAGTCGCTCGTGAGTCTCCCCGCCGCGTTCGGGGAGGTGACCACCGTCGACCTCACCCCGCCCGAGTGGGACCTCGACGTCGAGGCGGTGAAGGAGGCGATTCGCCCGGAGACGGGCGTCGTCGTCCTCAACAACCCGAACAACCCCACCGGCAAGTACCTCGACGAATCGACCGTGGAGGCCGTCTACGACGTCGCGGCCGACGCGGGCGCGTACCTCCTCTGTGACGAGGTGTACCGCCTGCTCGCGGAAGCGCCCCTCCCGCCGGTCGCCTCGCTCGGCGAGTTCGGCGTCTCCACCTCCAGCGTGACCAAGTCGTACGGACTGGCGGGACTCCGGTTCGGGTGGCTGGCGGGGCCGCGGGAGGTGGTCGACGCCGCGTGGAACTGGAAGGACTACACGACCATCTCGCCCTCGCAGTTCGGCCAGCACCTCGCCCGGCAGGCGATAGAGAGCGAGAACGACATCCTCGCGGTCAACCGCGAACTCGCCGCCGAGAACCGCGCCATCACCCGCGAGTGGGTCGAACGACACGACCTCTCGTGGTTCGATCCCGTCGGGGTCAACGGGTTCGTCACCGTCCCCGAGGGGTTCGACTCGGGCGAGTCGTTCTGTCGGCACGTCGTCGAGGAGACGGGCGTCGTCCTCGCGCCCGGGGAGGCGTTCGGCCACCCCGACCGCTTCCGCATCGGGTTCGGCCTCGCCACCGACGAACTGGAGGCGGGACTCGCCCGCGTGGACGCCCTCCTCGCGCGTCACGGCTGA